The stretch of DNA TCGACGATCTCGTCGATGTCCGGTGCGCGGCGGTCACGCTTCGGTTCGTCGGTCGGGTAGTGCGGTACCAGGGGCATCGTCTCACCCCGGTGAGTCGTACGTGTTTCTCACACAAATATCGCCGGGTGGCCGCGTCGTCCTCACTCGATCCGACGATCACCGGTGTATCGAGCGCGTCAACGTGAACACGAACAGCGCGATGAGGAAGGCGCCGACGAACCCCTCGATCTGGGCCAGCAGGCGGATCCAGGGGCTTCCGACGTCTTCTGCACCGCCCAAGACGAGCGTGATGAACGATTCGAGGCTCAGGATGAGATAGCCGATCGACGTCTCGTAGGGCGGAACCGGCTGAACGACGGCGAAGAGCCCACTAAACAGGAGTATCGTGCCGACGGAGACGCCGATCACCCGCGAGGGACGCTCGCCGTACCCGGCCGTGACGTTCAGAAGCGAGTTCGCCGCCCACCTGCCCGCGGCGGCGACGCGCTCTCGGGGATCAGCGTCGCCATCGAGTGTCGTCGGGACGTACTGGTCGCGTCTGCTGAGCATCTCCCGCCGGAAGAACTCCGCGGCTGCCTTGGTGTCGCCGATGTCGTTCGCACCGTTCTTCGCCTTGAGGTACGTGCTCTCGAGGTCTCCGGCCGAGGGCGATCCCGCACCGTCGTCGAGCTCCGGGACGTCGACCACCGCGTGGACGTTCCAGTCTCGCTCGTGGAGCAACGTTCGGTAGCGACCGAAGTCGAACCCGTCGAACGTGGTGTTGAGCACGCGGAAACGATCGATGTGTCGCTCGACCGCTTCCGCACCGGCGATCTCGACGTCGCCGAGCGTCGCGTCGGCCAGGTCGTACACGAGGGTCCCCGACTCGGGCACGTGGAGTCGACCGGACGGTATCGACGCCTCACCCAGGTCGACACAGCAGTGACCGACGTCGAGTTCGAGGTCTTCGAACGACGCCGACGCCTCGAACGCCGTCTTTCCCAGATTCACGCTCTCGGGCACCGTCGCCTCGTCGAAGTAGACGCGGCCGCCGAACCGGCTGCCGGAGAACGTCACCGACTCGAAGGTGGCGAGTTCGAACCGGGCCACCGACGCGAACTCGTTCTCCCGGAACTGCGCCGACTCGAACGCCGCCTCGCTGAAGTCGACCGGCCCGCCGAACTCCGCCATATGGAAGTCGGCGTCGGCGAACTCGGTCTTGTACCCCCAGACGCCCTGGGAGAACTCGGCCTCGATGAACCGGGCGGATGTCTCGAACGCGGCCTTGCTCAGGTACACCTCGCCCTCGAACGTGGTCTCGGTGAATATCGGCCGGGCGGCGAACGTCGCGCCCTCCAGGGCGAGCGGCTGTCGAACGATCGCATAGCGGAGGTTGGTCTCGCCCTCGAACCGGGCGTGCCGCAGGTCGATCCGGTGGTTGTCCCGGCACTCGACGATTCGGTGGTCGAGCGCGAGCGCACCGAAGCGCGCCCCGATGAACTGCTTCGGCTTCCGGCCGACCTCGTCGATCTGTTCGAGAAACGCGTTTCTGACGGCTTGGTCGTCTTTCTCCGCCACGGGGCGGTGGAAGAGACACCTCTCGGCGTCGCCGCCGGCCTCGTGGGGACACCGCCAGACCTCCCCGTCTTCCAGGAGGTCCCCGTACAACGGACTTCTCGTCCCGACCTGCTCGCTCCAGGCCGCGGGGTCGAACGTGAACGTACACCGCGTCCCCGAGGAGTCGCCCATCTGTGTTCCGGAGGATCTGTCGGCTGCGGTCTATTGATACTATCGTCGATGCCGCGTCCCGAAGCCGTGGCAGGAGCCGCTATTCGTCCAGCCGCCGCATCTCCTCGTCGGACAGTTCGAGGTGCGAGGCGGCGACGTTCTCCTTGAGGTGGGAGACCGACGACGTACCCGGAATCGGCAGGATCACCGGCGAGTGCTGGAGCAGCCACGCGAGCGCGACCTGGTACTCGGAGGCGTCGTGGGTGTCGGCGACGTCCGACAGCACCGAGGCCTTCTCGCCCAGGTCGCCCGCGCCGAGCGGGAACCACGGGATGAAGCCGATGTCGTTGGACTCGCAGACGTCGAGGACCGCCTCGGACTCGCGGTTCGCGAGGTTGTACTGGTTCTGGACAGTCGCGACGTCGACGATGTCCCGCGCGGTCTCCAACTGTTCGGCGCTCACGTTGCTGAGGCCGACGTGTCGGATCACGCCGTCGTCTTTCAGTTCGGCGAGCGCCGTGACCGACTCTTCGAGGTCGACGTCCGGGTCGACGCGATGGTACTGATACAGATCGATGCTGTCGGTTCGGAGCCGGTCCAGGCTGGCCAACACCGCGTTCCGGAGGCTGTCCGGGCTCCCGGACCGCAGCCACTCGCCCTCCCTATTTCGGAGCAGTCCCCCCTTCGTCGCGACTACGAGGTCGTCGGCGTACGGTGCCAGCGTCTCCCCGATCAGACGTTCGCTGACTCCGGGGCCGTAGGAGTCCGCGGTGTCGATGAAATCGATACCGAGGCTCACCGCCGTCTGGAGCACTTTCTTCGCGTTCTCGACGTCGTCGGGCTCGCCGATGATGTCTTCGCCGGTGAGTCGCATCGCGCCGTAGCCCAGTCGGTGAACGGGCAGTTCGCCGCCGATCTCGAACGTGTCGCTCGCGTTTCTGCGTGTCATATCGGGTGGTCAGGAGCGAGCAAAGTAAGTCATCCGGCGGCGGACACGTTCACCGGCAGCTGAGCGTGCGGACGGCGAGAGCGAGGTACTCGGTGACGATGGCGAGGGAGAGATAACCGATGACGAGGAGGACCGCGGAGACGACGACGGCGTCTGGGGTGGTTCGCGACCCGCTGAGGGGATCCGGACTACTGCAGTGTAACGTACGCGAGAACGCCGATCCCCGCCGTTTCGAGTATCTGCAGGATCATCATCACCTGCACGGCGACCGTCGGCATCGCGGGGGCGTTGAAATAGAAGTACAGCGCGACCGCGTTCTCGGCCAGCAGGAACCCCGCGAAGACGATCGAAGCCAGCGTGAACGGGGCGCGGACCTCGCGGTACGTGTTGGCCCACACGCCGATCATAACCAACAGCAGCAGCACGTTCAGTCCCGCGGCGACGCGGGCGGCGTCGAGCATCAACGACATACTGTCACTTCCCCTCCGCTCGTGCGTCGGTTCGAGCCCCGATGAATTTGCCTGTGAGTCATGTTACCCCTCTACCTGTGTGATGATCGTCTCGACGGTGTCCCAGTGGTTCCGCGTCCGATCGGTCGGCAGATACACCGTTCCGTAGTCGGCCTCGCTGCTCTCGACGACCCCGTTGTTTTCGAGGACGTCGAGGTGGTGTCTGATCGTGTTGTACGCCAGGTCG from Halobellus litoreus encodes:
- a CDS encoding aldo/keto reductase: MTRRNASDTFEIGGELPVHRLGYGAMRLTGEDIIGEPDDVENAKKVLQTAVSLGIDFIDTADSYGPGVSERLIGETLAPYADDLVVATKGGLLRNREGEWLRSGSPDSLRNAVLASLDRLRTDSIDLYQYHRVDPDVDLEESVTALAELKDDGVIRHVGLSNVSAEQLETARDIVDVATVQNQYNLANRESEAVLDVCESNDIGFIPWFPLGAGDLGEKASVLSDVADTHDASEYQVALAWLLQHSPVILPIPGTSSVSHLKENVAASHLELSDEEMRRLDE
- a CDS encoding pentapeptide repeat-containing protein; protein product: MGDSSGTRCTFTFDPAAWSEQVGTRSPLYGDLLEDGEVWRCPHEAGGDAERCLFHRPVAEKDDQAVRNAFLEQIDEVGRKPKQFIGARFGALALDHRIVECRDNHRIDLRHARFEGETNLRYAIVRQPLALEGATFAARPIFTETTFEGEVYLSKAAFETSARFIEAEFSQGVWGYKTEFADADFHMAEFGGPVDFSEAAFESAQFRENEFASVARFELATFESVTFSGSRFGGRVYFDEATVPESVNLGKTAFEASASFEDLELDVGHCCVDLGEASIPSGRLHVPESGTLVYDLADATLGDVEIAGAEAVERHIDRFRVLNTTFDGFDFGRYRTLLHERDWNVHAVVDVPELDDGAGSPSAGDLESTYLKAKNGANDIGDTKAAAEFFRREMLSRRDQYVPTTLDGDADPRERVAAAGRWAANSLLNVTAGYGERPSRVIGVSVGTILLFSGLFAVVQPVPPYETSIGYLILSLESFITLVLGGAEDVGSPWIRLLAQIEGFVGAFLIALFVFTLTRSIHR
- a CDS encoding ArsR/SmtB family transcription factor — its product is MDTVLWQTLAGTRGGPNRARILRALDERPRNANQLAEEFDLAYNTIRHHLDVLENNGVVESSEADYGTVYLPTDRTRNHWDTVETIITQVEG